In Lysobacter lycopersici, a genomic segment contains:
- the carB gene encoding carbamoyl-phosphate synthase large subunit: MPKRTDIKTILIIGAGPIVIGQACEFDYSGAQACKALRDEGYRVVLVNSNPATIMTDPEMADAVYIEPINWQTVEKIIAKEKPDALLPTMGGQTALNCALDLADNGVLEKHGVELIGASREAIRMAEDRELFRVAMSEIGLECPKAEVARTFEQAVEIQAKVGYPTIIRPSFTLGGSGGGIAYNREEFEEIAKRGLELSPVHEILVEESVLGWKEFEMEVVRDTADNCIIVCSIENLDAMGVHTGDSITVAPAQTLTDKEYQRLRDASIAVLRKIGVDTGGSNVQFGINAKNGRVVVIEMNPRVSRSSALASKATGFPIAKVAAKLAVGYTLDELKNEITGGKTPASFEPAIDYVVTKIPRFAFEKFPAADARLTTQMKSVGEVMAIGRSFQESLQKALRGLETGKTGLDPTGLALADEADLAALRRELKEPGPERIFHLADAFRAGMSVEDVHALSFVDPWFLDQIEELVEAENDLAQRGLDGLDARRLRALKRKGFSDARIARLANTSESAVRALRKAFNVRPVYKRVDSCAAEFATTTAYLYSTYEDECEAQPTDRRKIMVLGGGPNRIGQGIEFDYCCVHAALALREDGFETIMVNCNPETVSTDYDTSDRLYFEPLTLEDVLEIVELEKPVGVIVQYGGQTPLKLAKALEANGVPVIGTSPDSIDLAEDRERFQKLVDDLGLLQPPNRTARSAEEALSLAREIGYPLVVRPSYVLGGRAMEVVHADADLERYMREAVKVSNDSPVLLDRFLDNAVEVDIDVIADRDGKVLVGGVMQHIEEAGVHSGDSSCSLPPYSLSAKTQERLREQVVALAKALNVVGLMNTQFAIQQRDDGDDAIFLLEVNPRASRTVPFVSKATGRPLAKIAARCMAGMSLAEQSATAEIVPGYYSVKEAVFPFAKFQGVDPILGPEMRSTGEVMGVGRSFGAAFARAEEAANIKAPQAGKAFISVRDPDKPRVLDVARDMLQRGFSIVATGGTADYLNAAGIACERVNKVIEGRPHIVDLIKNGEISYIVNTTEGRQAIADSFSIRREALQQRVTYSTTVSGARALLHSLDHRGAGDVLSLQELHRELAVEKQA; this comes from the coding sequence ATGCCCAAGCGCACCGACATCAAGACCATCCTGATCATCGGCGCCGGGCCGATCGTCATCGGCCAGGCCTGCGAGTTCGATTACTCCGGCGCGCAGGCCTGCAAGGCGCTGCGCGACGAGGGCTACCGCGTGGTGCTGGTGAACAGCAATCCGGCGACGATCATGACCGACCCGGAAATGGCCGACGCGGTCTACATCGAGCCGATCAACTGGCAGACGGTCGAGAAGATCATCGCCAAGGAAAAGCCCGACGCATTGCTGCCGACCATGGGTGGGCAGACCGCGCTGAACTGCGCGCTTGATCTTGCGGATAACGGCGTGCTGGAGAAACACGGCGTCGAGCTGATCGGCGCCTCGCGCGAAGCGATCCGCATGGCCGAGGACCGCGAGCTGTTCCGCGTGGCGATGAGCGAGATCGGGCTGGAATGCCCGAAGGCCGAAGTCGCGCGCACGTTCGAACAGGCGGTCGAAATCCAGGCCAAGGTCGGTTATCCGACCATCATCCGTCCGAGTTTCACCCTCGGCGGCAGCGGCGGCGGCATCGCCTACAACAGGGAAGAGTTCGAGGAGATCGCCAAGCGCGGCCTCGAACTTTCGCCGGTGCACGAAATCCTGGTCGAGGAGTCCGTGCTCGGCTGGAAGGAGTTCGAGATGGAAGTCGTCCGCGACACCGCGGACAACTGCATCATCGTCTGCAGCATCGAGAACCTCGACGCGATGGGCGTGCATACCGGCGACAGCATCACCGTCGCCCCGGCGCAAACCCTGACCGACAAGGAATACCAGCGCCTGCGTGACGCCAGCATCGCGGTGCTGCGCAAGATCGGCGTCGACACCGGTGGTTCGAACGTGCAGTTCGGCATCAATGCGAAGAACGGCCGCGTGGTCGTCATCGAGATGAACCCGCGCGTGTCGCGTTCGTCCGCGCTGGCGTCGAAGGCGACCGGCTTCCCGATCGCCAAGGTCGCGGCCAAGCTCGCGGTCGGCTACACCCTGGACGAGCTGAAGAACGAGATCACCGGCGGCAAGACCCCGGCCTCGTTCGAACCGGCCATCGACTACGTCGTCACCAAGATCCCGCGCTTCGCGTTCGAGAAGTTCCCGGCCGCGGACGCGCGCCTCACCACGCAGATGAAGTCGGTGGGCGAGGTGATGGCCATCGGCCGCAGCTTCCAGGAGTCGTTGCAGAAGGCGCTGCGCGGGCTTGAAACCGGCAAGACCGGCCTCGATCCCACCGGGCTCGCCCTCGCCGACGAGGCCGACCTCGCCGCGTTGCGCCGCGAACTGAAGGAGCCGGGCCCCGAACGCATCTTCCACCTCGCCGATGCCTTCCGTGCCGGCATGTCCGTCGAAGACGTGCATGCGCTTTCGTTCGTCGATCCCTGGTTCCTCGACCAGATCGAGGAATTGGTCGAAGCCGAGAACGACCTTGCGCAACGCGGCCTCGACGGGCTCGATGCGCGCCGCCTGCGCGCGCTCAAGCGCAAGGGCTTCTCCGACGCGCGCATCGCCCGGCTCGCGAACACCAGCGAATCCGCGGTACGCGCGCTACGCAAAGCGTTCAACGTGCGCCCGGTGTACAAGCGCGTGGACAGTTGCGCCGCGGAATTCGCGACCACGACTGCGTACCTGTATTCGACCTACGAGGACGAATGCGAGGCGCAGCCGACCGACCGCCGCAAGATCATGGTGCTCGGCGGCGGCCCGAACCGCATCGGCCAGGGCATCGAGTTCGACTACTGCTGCGTGCACGCCGCGCTGGCGCTGCGCGAGGACGGGTTCGAAACGATCATGGTCAACTGCAACCCGGAGACGGTGAGCACCGACTACGACACTTCGGATCGTCTGTACTTCGAGCCGCTGACGCTGGAAGACGTGCTCGAGATCGTCGAACTGGAAAAGCCGGTCGGCGTGATCGTGCAGTACGGCGGGCAGACGCCGCTGAAGCTTGCGAAGGCGCTGGAAGCCAACGGGGTGCCGGTGATCGGCACCTCGCCCGATTCCATCGACCTCGCCGAAGACCGCGAGCGCTTCCAGAAGCTGGTCGACGACCTCGGCCTGCTGCAGCCGCCGAACCGCACCGCACGCAGCGCCGAGGAAGCCTTGAGCCTTGCGCGCGAAATCGGCTATCCGCTGGTCGTGCGCCCGAGCTACGTGCTCGGCGGCCGCGCGATGGAAGTCGTGCACGCCGACGCCGACCTCGAGCGCTACATGCGCGAGGCGGTGAAGGTGTCGAACGATTCGCCTGTACTGCTCGACCGCTTCCTCGACAACGCGGTGGAAGTGGACATCGACGTCATCGCCGACCGCGACGGCAAGGTGCTGGTCGGCGGGGTGATGCAACACATCGAGGAAGCCGGCGTGCATTCCGGCGATTCCTCCTGCTCGCTGCCGCCGTATTCGCTGTCCGCGAAGACGCAGGAACGCCTGCGCGAGCAGGTCGTCGCGCTGGCCAAGGCGCTCAACGTCGTCGGCTTGATGAACACCCAGTTCGCGATCCAGCAGCGCGACGACGGCGACGACGCGATCTTCCTGCTGGAAGTGAACCCGCGCGCCTCGCGCACGGTGCCGTTCGTGTCCAAGGCCACCGGCCGGCCGCTGGCCAAGATCGCCGCGCGCTGCATGGCCGGCATGTCGCTGGCGGAGCAGTCCGCGACCGCGGAAATCGTCCCCGGTTACTACTCGGTCAAGGAAGCGGTGTTCCCGTTCGCCAAATTCCAGGGCGTGGATCCGATCCTCGGCCCGGAGATGCGCTCGACCGGCGAAGTGATGGGCGTGGGCCGCAGCTTCGGCGCCGCGTTCGCGCGCGCCGAGGAAGCCGCGAACATCAAGGCGCCGCAGGCGGGCAAGGCCTTCATCTCGGTGCGCGATCCGGACAAACCGCGCGTGTTGGATGTCGCGCGCGACATGCTCCAGCGCGGCTTTTCCATCGTCGCCACCGGGGGCACCGCCGATTACCTCAATG